In a genomic window of Alphaproteobacteria bacterium:
- a CDS encoding MoaD/ThiS family protein → MIPTPAGEEGHKEAMVSLRVSFMGIITSFTGVKELALELPERATLRQLLDDLEQRYGPEFGKRVYRNAKPPRHLQMCTRIFINEVIVGDDALDQTIPLPQDGGPNPEILVFILPAATGG, encoded by the coding sequence ATGATCCCTACCCCCGCCGGTGAAGAAGGCCACAAGGAAGCCATGGTAAGCCTGCGCGTGAGCTTCATGGGCATCATCACCAGCTTCACCGGGGTCAAGGAGTTGGCCCTCGAGCTTCCCGAGAGGGCAACGCTGCGCCAGCTTCTGGACGACCTGGAACAGCGCTACGGCCCCGAGTTCGGCAAACGCGTCTATCGCAACGCCAAACCGCCGCGGCATTTACAGATGTGCACGCGGATCTTCATCAACGAAGTCATCGTCGGCGACGACGCCCTGGACCAGACCATTCCCCTGCCCCAGGACGGCGGCCCAAACCCCGAGATTCTGGTTTTCATACTGCCCGCCGCGACCGGCGGCTAA